One window of Flavobacterium dauae genomic DNA carries:
- a CDS encoding M14 family zinc carboxypeptidase — protein sequence MQFLKQHEINERYITNFRLESLLENLDKDIFKVSVAGKSVQQKNIYRVDFGTGKFKVLLWSQMHGNETTTTKSVFNFLKKLNANKNADWLNFFSFTFLPILNPDGAEAFTRVNANNIDLNRDSVDLSQPESQLLRSVFNEVQPNLALNMHDQRSIFSAGSDPNPATLSFLAPAFNETCDINDVRTFAMQLIANMNDVLKNYAPYNIGRFDDSFNINCIGDMFTHLSVPTILFEAGFASNDYQRKKAVKLVDISLETLLKGIISKEYEKFTVADYLKIPENEKNFVDIVIENYATTNPDFYKYSQLPIVFKEKIINKQLILIPEIDFDSASQFKFAHLVLDANKVIINNQKDVENLLEKVVIL from the coding sequence ATGCAATTTTTAAAACAGCACGAAATTAACGAGCGTTACATAACAAATTTTAGGTTAGAAAGTCTTTTAGAAAATCTTGACAAGGATATTTTTAAAGTATCGGTTGCAGGAAAAAGCGTGCAACAAAAAAACATTTACCGAGTAGATTTTGGAACCGGAAAATTTAAGGTTTTATTATGGTCACAAATGCACGGAAACGAAACCACAACAACCAAATCGGTTTTTAATTTTCTTAAAAAATTAAATGCAAACAAAAATGCAGATTGGTTAAATTTTTTCTCGTTTACATTTCTGCCAATTTTAAATCCCGATGGTGCTGAAGCGTTCACTCGTGTTAATGCAAATAATATCGATTTAAACAGAGATTCTGTCGATCTTTCGCAACCCGAATCACAATTGCTTCGTTCGGTTTTTAATGAAGTACAACCAAATTTGGCATTGAATATGCACGATCAACGCAGTATATTTTCGGCAGGATCAGATCCAAATCCTGCAACATTGTCATTTTTGGCTCCTGCATTCAATGAAACTTGCGATATTAATGATGTACGAACGTTTGCTATGCAATTAATTGCCAATATGAACGATGTTCTAAAGAATTATGCACCATATAATATCGGCAGGTTCGATGATTCTTTCAATATAAACTGTATTGGTGATATGTTTACACACTTAAGTGTACCGACCATTTTGTTTGAAGCCGGTTTTGCATCAAACGATTATCAACGCAAAAAAGCCGTAAAATTAGTTGATATCAGTTTAGAAACCTTGTTAAAGGGTATTATATCGAAAGAATATGAAAAATTTACTGTTGCTGATTATTTGAAAATCCCGGAAAACGAAAAGAATTTTGTTGATATTGTTATAGAAAATTACGCTACAACAAATCCTGATTTTTATAAATACAGCCAGTTGCCGATTGTTTTTAAAGAAAAAATAATAAACAAGCAGCTTATTTTAATTCCTGAGATTGATTTTGATTCTGCGTCACAATTTAAATTTGCACATTTGGTTTTAGATGCAAACAAGGTGATTATCAATAATCAAAAAGATGTAGAAAACCTATTAGAAAAGGTAGTTATTCTTTAG
- the yaaA gene encoding peroxide stress protein YaaA, protein MKIIISPAKSLDFETQLPVTTHTKPAFIKQSKEIHKVLKTLKPADLSNLMSISDNLADLNWQRNKARKYKLTELNDTVRQAVFAFNGDVYLGLNAYTLNEKEIEYLQNNLNILSGLYGLLKPLDAIEPYRLEMGIKLPIADKKDLYDFWRDTVTTALNKGYKKGDVLINLASNEYFGAVDKKTLKAKIITPEFKDYKDGKLKMISFFAKKARGLMVRYMAENNISNVEDIKQFNVEGYAFDANLSTETKWVFTR, encoded by the coding sequence ATGAAAATAATTATATCGCCAGCAAAATCGTTAGATTTCGAAACTCAATTGCCTGTTACAACACATACAAAACCAGCTTTTATTAAACAAAGTAAAGAAATACACAAGGTTTTAAAAACACTAAAACCTGCTGATTTAAGTAATTTAATGTCGATTTCTGATAATTTGGCAGATTTAAACTGGCAACGCAACAAAGCAAGAAAATATAAGTTGACTGAACTTAACGATACAGTTCGCCAAGCAGTTTTTGCATTTAACGGCGATGTTTACTTGGGTTTAAATGCTTATACGTTAAATGAAAAAGAAATTGAGTATCTGCAAAATAATTTAAACATACTTTCGGGCTTATACGGTTTATTGAAACCTTTAGACGCTATTGAACCATACCGATTAGAAATGGGCATAAAACTCCCAATTGCCGATAAAAAAGATTTATACGATTTTTGGAGAGATACTGTTACAACCGCTTTAAACAAAGGCTATAAAAAAGGAGATGTACTGATAAATTTAGCCAGCAATGAATATTTTGGAGCAGTTGATAAAAAAACACTCAAAGCAAAAATTATTACGCCCGAATTTAAAGATTACAAAGACGGAAAACTTAAAATGATTAGTTTTTTTGCCAAAAAAGCTCGCGGTTTAATGGTGCGTTATATGGCAGAAAACAATATCAGTAACGTAGAAGATATTAAACAGTTTAATGTAGAAGGTTATGCTTTTGATGCGAATTTATCAACTGAAACAAAATGGGTTTTTACGAGGTAG
- a CDS encoding spermidine synthase: protein MSILKKYFSYLNVIPERTYQSTYNGVLEINWLNGKKILDTKNTNYSYGNLGKVLQKGLKSVTTGFRNEETSILILGLGGGDVVKQLRSNFKSNASITAVEIDPVVIEIALNEFDIIPNSTLEIVNSDANVFLKYTKERYNLIIVDLFNDVTIPEFVFQTEFIKSVYNVLHFNGSIIFNTFILSDVHKVRNKKFVENLKRYFSVEEFPNLYGHNHLIITKKIK, encoded by the coding sequence ATGAGTATTTTAAAAAAGTATTTTAGTTATTTAAATGTAATTCCCGAACGCACCTACCAATCTACCTACAACGGTGTATTGGAAATTAACTGGCTGAACGGTAAAAAAATTCTCGATACCAAAAACACTAACTATTCTTACGGAAACCTGGGAAAGGTTTTGCAAAAAGGTTTAAAATCGGTTACTACGGGTTTTCGTAATGAAGAAACATCGATTTTAATTTTAGGTTTGGGCGGTGGCGATGTGGTTAAACAGTTACGTAGCAATTTTAAATCAAACGCAAGTATTACGGCTGTTGAGATTGATCCTGTTGTTATTGAAATTGCTTTAAATGAATTCGATATTATTCCGAACAGTACACTGGAAATTGTAAATAGCGATGCCAACGTTTTTTTAAAATACACCAAAGAGCGTTATAACCTTATTATTGTTGATCTTTTTAATGATGTAACAATTCCTGAATTTGTTTTTCAGACTGAATTTATCAAATCGGTTTACAATGTTTTACATTTCAACGGCAGCATAATTTTTAATACCTTTATTTTAAGTGATGTGCACAAAGTACGAAACAAAAAGTTTGTCGAAAATTTAAAACGATATTTTTCTGTTGAAGAATTTCCAAATTTATACGGACACAATCATTTAATTATCACTAAAAAAATAAAATGA
- a CDS encoding Na+/H+ antiporter NhaC family protein, with amino-acid sequence MKILKNFLPLFLFFGIYLSSGIYYNDFYALSPVIIAFGTVAFAIIYFKGSVNKNIDLFLKGAGNNQILTMCFIFFLSGSFSFITKEIGSVDYLVALILNHITPQILFIAFFVISCLISFALGTSVGTIVTLAPLLPGLASENTDALILLSGSLLGGAMFGDNLSIISDTTIAATQTMGVKMIDKFKANGLIAITTAIITCVLIYLNQPEFSSNITHQNNKTWLVLLPYFAIIVLALCRLHVLVVLTISCLLAVVIALFQDMTFLSISKIMFNGMQSTFEISALSLLIGGLSFLIEQNKGFKNVLSLISKSKKPWVAISSILSMIVFINMAVANNTIALLICGPIARQISERFNLNKIRITSLLDIFSCITQGFIPYGAQVLILLTLINQKISFIDLVSKSYYLTILLIVSVIYIVFFMNKNKKRLDKTV; translated from the coding sequence ATGAAAATTTTAAAGAATTTCCTGCCATTATTTTTGTTTTTCGGAATATATTTAAGTTCAGGAATTTATTATAACGATTTTTACGCGTTATCGCCAGTTATTATTGCTTTTGGCACAGTAGCATTTGCAATAATCTATTTTAAAGGTTCGGTTAATAAAAATATCGACCTTTTCTTAAAAGGTGCCGGCAATAATCAAATATTAACCATGTGTTTTATATTTTTCTTGTCCGGATCTTTTAGTTTTATTACAAAAGAAATTGGCAGTGTAGATTATTTGGTTGCACTGATTTTAAACCATATTACTCCGCAGATATTATTCATTGCCTTTTTTGTAATATCCTGCTTAATATCTTTTGCATTAGGTACATCGGTTGGAACAATCGTAACATTGGCACCACTTTTACCCGGTTTGGCAAGTGAAAACACCGACGCTTTAATTTTACTATCGGGCAGTTTGTTGGGCGGTGCAATGTTTGGCGATAATCTTTCTATAATATCAGACACTACCATTGCGGCAACCCAAACTATGGGTGTAAAAATGATTGACAAATTTAAAGCAAATGGGTTAATTGCAATTACTACAGCAATTATTACCTGTGTTTTAATTTATCTGAATCAACCGGAATTCAGTTCCAACATTACACATCAAAACAATAAAACCTGGTTGGTTTTACTTCCTTATTTTGCAATTATTGTATTGGCACTATGCCGCTTACACGTTTTGGTTGTACTAACAATTAGTTGTTTATTAGCAGTGGTTATTGCTCTTTTTCAGGATATGACATTTCTTTCGATTTCAAAAATAATGTTCAATGGAATGCAATCAACCTTTGAAATCTCTGCACTATCATTATTAATCGGTGGGTTATCATTCCTAATCGAACAAAATAAAGGGTTTAAAAACGTTTTATCGCTAATTTCAAAAAGTAAAAAGCCCTGGGTAGCAATTTCTTCAATACTTTCAATGATTGTTTTTATTAATATGGCAGTTGCAAATAATACCATTGCGTTGTTGATTTGCGGACCAATTGCAAGACAAATTTCTGAACGATTTAATCTAAACAAAATTAGAATAACATCATTATTAGATATTTTTAGCTGTATAACACAGGGATTTATTCCTTATGGTGCACAAGTTTTAATATTGCTTACCTTAATAAATCAAAAAATCAGTTTTATAGATTTGGTTTCAAAAAGTTACTATTTAACAATTCTGTTAATCGTAAGCGTTATTTACATTGTATTTTTTATGAATAAGAACAAAAAACGATTAGATAAAACAGTTTAA
- a CDS encoding superoxide dismutase produces the protein MKKKLLLLTTITSFFIISCKDKEEMIEVQVPAATEAVSVPVDGDPKSVVATQGAFQMKGLNYGYNDLEPYMDAKTVETHYSKHHLGYCNKLNDAVKGTPLETMSIEEILKGLDLKNSTLRNNAGGYYNHNIFWEIIGPKAGGRATGKVAELIDKDFGSFAEFKLQFTEKAKGLFGSGWVWLVYQNDGTLKITTSVNQDNPLMPNAEVKGYPLMNIDVWEHAYYLKYKNDRSKYIENFWQLVDWNKVEYRLSLIK, from the coding sequence ATGAAAAAAAAACTTTTATTATTAACAACCATCACCTCTTTTTTCATTATTAGTTGTAAAGATAAAGAAGAAATGATTGAAGTTCAGGTTCCTGCTGCCACAGAAGCTGTATCAGTACCGGTAGATGGCGATCCAAAATCGGTTGTAGCCACTCAAGGAGCTTTTCAGATGAAAGGATTAAATTACGGTTACAACGATTTAGAACCTTATATGGATGCAAAAACCGTTGAAACACATTATTCTAAACATCATTTAGGTTATTGTAACAAATTAAACGATGCTGTTAAAGGAACACCTTTAGAAACGATGTCTATTGAAGAGATTTTAAAAGGATTAGATTTAAAAAACAGTACCCTTAGAAACAATGCCGGTGGTTATTATAATCACAACATCTTTTGGGAAATCATTGGTCCAAAGGCAGGTGGTAGGGCAACAGGAAAAGTAGCTGAATTAATAGATAAGGATTTTGGTAGTTTTGCCGAGTTTAAACTACAATTTACCGAAAAAGCAAAAGGATTATTTGGTTCGGGCTGGGTTTGGTTAGTTTATCAAAACGATGGAACATTAAAAATTACCACATCAGTAAATCAAGACAATCCGTTAATGCCTAATGCAGAAGTAAAAGGTTATCCTTTAATGAATATTGATGTTTGGGAACACGCTTATTATTTGAAATATAAAAACGACCGATCAAAATATATCGAAAATTTCTGGCAATTAGTTGATTGGAATAAAGTAGAATATCGTTTGTCGCTGATTAAATAA
- a CDS encoding metal-dependent hydrolase produces the protein MSSFFMDSFTQIVLGVSVAHVALNKNVSTKKIVLLGAIVATLPDLDIYIAKIFNDPLTEIEIHRGFSHSIIFFILFGFLLTFLIKKWFIEVSKKQLYITVFLILLTHSLLDIFTTWGTQLLWPFSKKFTLKSVFVIDLFYTVPLLMGVVFGLKNRRKLFTYAGLILSSLYLIWGLVVQQVVKSRVEDQFYTQYASKNIKITVKPTFLNSFLWNVIVQDVEGFYISDYSIFDAKERNFQYFPHQHYLIDNINDTNINRLKEISENQYIITKNKNGLVFNDLRFGLLKNNNDDVQFAFSYQLIPTEYGYTVKELPKDKRDGIQLLKNLWYRIFNI, from the coding sequence ATGAGCAGTTTTTTTATGGATTCATTTACCCAAATTGTTTTAGGAGTAAGCGTTGCGCATGTTGCTTTAAATAAAAATGTTAGCACTAAAAAAATAGTTTTATTAGGTGCAATTGTTGCAACATTACCTGATTTAGATATTTATATTGCCAAGATTTTTAACGATCCGCTGACCGAAATTGAAATTCATCGGGGATTTTCGCATTCCATTATTTTCTTTATTTTATTCGGTTTTCTTTTAACGTTTTTAATAAAGAAATGGTTTATTGAAGTTTCTAAAAAACAGTTGTACATAACCGTTTTCTTAATACTTTTAACACATTCGCTGCTAGATATTTTTACAACTTGGGGCACACAACTTTTGTGGCCTTTTTCAAAAAAGTTTACATTAAAATCTGTTTTTGTGATCGATTTGTTTTATACCGTTCCATTGTTGATGGGAGTAGTTTTTGGTTTAAAAAATAGACGAAAACTATTCACTTATGCCGGATTGATTTTAAGTTCTCTATATTTAATTTGGGGATTGGTTGTTCAGCAGGTTGTAAAAAGTAGGGTAGAAGACCAGTTTTACACGCAATATGCTTCAAAAAATATCAAAATAACCGTAAAACCTACTTTTTTAAACAGTTTTTTATGGAATGTAATTGTTCAAGATGTTGAAGGATTTTACATTTCAGATTATTCCATTTTCGATGCAAAAGAAAGGAATTTTCAATATTTTCCACATCAACATTATTTGATTGATAATATAAACGATACCAATATCAATCGTTTAAAAGAAATATCCGAAAATCAATACATCATTACAAAAAATAAAAACGGATTGGTTTTTAATGATTTACGTTTTGGATTGTTAAAAAATAATAATGATGATGTACAGTTTGCTTTTTCGTATCAATTAATTCCGACAGAATATGGATACACAGTAAAGGAACTTCCAAAAGACAAACGTGACGGAATACAGCTTTTAAAAAACCTTTGGTATCGAATTTTTAATATATAA
- a CDS encoding helix-turn-helix domain-containing protein encodes MKFSKQLQKIMHHFGLSTTELADKILVPKATISHLISERNKPSLEFIMKLHTTFPTLNLEWLIYEKEPFLITEIHQKSIEKDQIETPVLNEISEVETVNEIENEDQSENEAEEIEPENISQNITENPKNILSFQSKEIDCIVIFYNDGSFKKYNP; translated from the coding sequence ATGAAATTCAGTAAACAGCTACAAAAAATAATGCATCATTTTGGTTTAAGCACAACCGAACTGGCAGATAAAATTTTGGTTCCAAAAGCAACTATTTCGCACTTAATTTCGGAGCGAAATAAACCTAGTTTAGAGTTTATAATGAAGTTGCATACCACCTTTCCTACCCTAAATTTAGAATGGCTGATTTACGAAAAAGAACCTTTTTTGATAACTGAAATTCATCAAAAATCAATCGAAAAAGATCAAATTGAAACACCTGTTTTAAATGAAATTTCGGAAGTTGAAACGGTAAATGAAATCGAAAATGAAGATCAATCTGAAAACGAAGCAGAAGAAATCGAACCTGAAAATATCAGTCAAAATATAACGGAGAATCCAAAAAACATTTTATCTTTCCAATCTAAAGAAATTGACTGTATCGTTATTTTTTACAACGACGGAAGTTTTAAAAAGTACAATCCGTAA
- a CDS encoding acyl-CoA-binding protein: MQNTDELFQAAYQKASVTKVELPPDIRLRLYAYYKQATLDYSHNFIHQEMDLIRGFKFNAWKQVLHLTQDEAKILYIELVNSLNL; this comes from the coding sequence ATGCAAAATACAGACGAATTATTTCAAGCAGCTTATCAAAAGGCATCGGTTACAAAAGTAGAGTTGCCACCCGATATTCGATTGCGTTTATATGCTTACTATAAGCAGGCAACTTTAGATTATTCGCACAATTTTATTCATCAGGAAATGGATCTTATCCGTGGTTTTAAATTTAATGCATGGAAGCAAGTTCTTCATTTAACACAAGATGAAGCAAAAATTTTGTATATTGAACTGGTGAACTCATTAAATCTATAG
- the fabG gene encoding 3-oxoacyl-[acyl-carrier-protein] reductase codes for MKLLEGKTAVITGATRGIGRGIALTFAKQGANVAFTYSSSEEAAIALEQELTTFGVKAKSYKSNAADFNEAQNLVDQVLEFFGTVDVLINNAGITKDNLLMRMSEADFDNVMDVNLKSVFNMTKAVQKTMLKTRNGVIINMSSVVGLKGNAGQANYAASKAGIIGFSKSVALELGSRNIRCNVVAPGFIETEMTAKLGEETVKGWTDAIPLKRGGTPEDIANTCVFLASDMATYITGQVINVDGGMLT; via the coding sequence ATGAAATTATTAGAAGGAAAAACCGCAGTAATAACAGGAGCAACTCGTGGAATTGGTAGAGGTATTGCTTTAACTTTCGCAAAACAAGGTGCAAATGTAGCATTTACATACAGCTCATCCGAAGAGGCTGCTATTGCTTTAGAACAAGAATTAACAACATTTGGCGTTAAGGCAAAATCATACAAATCTAACGCAGCCGATTTTAACGAAGCACAAAATTTAGTTGATCAGGTGTTAGAATTTTTTGGAACTGTTGATGTTTTAATTAACAATGCAGGTATTACAAAGGATAATTTGTTGATGAGAATGAGCGAAGCAGACTTTGACAATGTAATGGATGTGAATTTAAAATCGGTTTTTAACATGACCAAAGCGGTTCAAAAAACCATGCTTAAAACAAGAAACGGAGTTATTATTAATATGAGTTCGGTTGTTGGTTTAAAAGGAAATGCGGGTCAGGCAAATTATGCAGCATCGAAAGCCGGAATTATTGGTTTTTCAAAATCGGTAGCTTTAGAATTAGGCTCAAGAAACATTCGTTGTAATGTAGTTGCTCCAGGTTTTATAGAAACTGAAATGACTGCAAAATTAGGCGAAGAAACCGTTAAAGGCTGGACAGATGCTATTCCGTTAAAACGAGGCGGAACTCCCGAAGATATTGCAAACACTTGTGTGTTTTTGGCTTCGGATATGGCAACTTACATTACCGGACAAGTGATAAATGTTGATGGCGGTATGCTAACATAA
- a CDS encoding LUD domain-containing protein, with the protein MNIFKKILSSFMSSRQNKEEEESKYLPEKEIPVDEQFTHNFKLNGGKFLYCETEEELEENFISILQENDWFEIEALTFEKELQHYLSENKLSYKNPSAPMFLLTGCEGLIAQDGSVLFSSKQLFHYKANDLPKNIIVIARASQITRSKSDGLRNIKMRYANEIPTNITTMQHFKESKTDNFLQYGIQAKNLYLLLLEDF; encoded by the coding sequence ATGAATATATTTAAAAAAATTTTAAGCAGTTTTATGTCTTCTCGTCAAAATAAAGAGGAAGAAGAGAGCAAATATCTGCCTGAAAAAGAAATACCGGTTGATGAACAATTTACCCATAATTTTAAATTAAATGGGGGTAAATTTTTGTATTGCGAAACAGAAGAAGAGCTTGAAGAGAATTTTATAAGTATTCTACAAGAAAACGATTGGTTTGAAATAGAGGCTTTGACCTTTGAAAAAGAGCTTCAACATTATCTGTCAGAAAATAAATTAAGTTACAAAAATCCAAGTGCCCCAATGTTTTTACTTACCGGTTGCGAAGGGTTAATTGCACAAGATGGATCTGTTTTGTTCTCGTCTAAACAATTGTTTCATTATAAAGCCAATGATTTGCCTAAAAATATTATTGTAATTGCAAGAGCCAGCCAAATTACCCGTTCAAAAAGCGATGGTCTTCGCAATATTAAAATGCGTTACGCAAACGAAATTCCTACTAATATTACAACAATGCAGCATTTTAAAGAGAGCAAAACAGATAATTTTTTACAGTACGGTATCCAGGCAAAAAACCTTTATTTATTATTGTTAGAAGATTTTTAA
- a CDS encoding phosphatidate cytidylyltransferase — translation MNEVVKRTLSGILYIALLVGAILFSRDTFLILFGFFYIIAVFEFCRLYQINKITGYSISAIFALTLFFINNSTLNSMYLIVLPFSCYLIIDLFQNQFSTKNPTIKKYLHLAGYVLLPFLIITQLPYLNKIYTPLLLLSIFIMIWCNDTFAYICGRLLGKHKLYEKISPKKTIEGFIGGVIFTQIAALTIFKFTDTQAPLLFWILVGLAVSVLGTIGDLIESKYKRQAGIKDSGTIMPGHGGILDRLDSILFAAPFLFLIYKIVM, via the coding sequence ATGAACGAAGTTGTAAAACGTACCCTTTCGGGAATTTTATATATTGCACTGTTAGTTGGTGCAATTTTGTTTTCAAGGGATACTTTCCTTATTTTGTTCGGTTTCTTTTACATAATAGCTGTTTTTGAATTTTGCCGGTTGTATCAAATCAATAAAATAACAGGTTACTCCATTTCGGCTATATTTGCCTTAACGTTATTTTTTATTAATAATAGCACACTTAACAGTATGTACTTAATTGTATTGCCGTTTAGCTGTTATTTAATTATTGATCTTTTTCAGAATCAATTTTCAACAAAAAATCCAACAATTAAAAAATACTTGCATTTAGCAGGTTATGTACTACTACCTTTTTTAATTATTACCCAATTACCTTATCTAAATAAAATATATACACCTTTGTTGTTATTAAGTATTTTTATAATGATATGGTGTAATGACACTTTTGCTTATATTTGCGGCAGGCTTTTAGGCAAGCACAAGTTGTATGAAAAAATATCGCCCAAAAAAACAATAGAAGGTTTTATAGGTGGTGTTATTTTTACGCAAATTGCCGCATTGACCATTTTTAAATTTACAGATACACAGGCACCATTGCTATTTTGGATATTGGTAGGTTTGGCTGTAAGTGTTTTGGGAACTATTGGTGATTTGATAGAATCAAAGTACAAACGACAGGCAGGTATAAAAGACAGCGGAACAATAATGCCGGGGCACGGTGGTATTTTAGACAGGTTAGACAGTATATTGTTTGCAGCACCATTTTTATTTTTAATTTATAAAATTGTTATGTAA
- a CDS encoding Lrp/AsnC family transcriptional regulator — protein sequence MSKFRLDEIDHQILDMLIDNTRVPFTDIAKKLLISAGTVHVRVKKMEDAGIIQGSSLTLDYEKLGYSFIAYIGIFLHNTSQTKFVLERINEIPFVTVAHVTTGKFNVFCKIRARDTRHAKEVIFMIDDIEGVYRTESMISLEESINDKKRLMHTIFKDL from the coding sequence ATGAGTAAGTTTCGATTAGATGAAATAGACCACCAGATATTAGATATGCTAATTGACAATACCAGAGTGCCATTCACCGATATTGCAAAAAAGTTATTAATATCAGCCGGTACGGTACACGTTCGTGTTAAAAAAATGGAAGATGCAGGTATAATCCAAGGGTCTTCGTTAACACTTGATTATGAAAAATTAGGTTATTCATTTATTGCCTATATTGGAATTTTCTTGCACAATACATCACAAACAAAATTTGTTTTAGAACGTATCAACGAAATTCCATTTGTTACCGTTGCCCACGTAACAACTGGTAAGTTTAATGTATTCTGTAAAATTAGAGCAAGAGATACACGTCATGCCAAAGAAGTGATTTTTATGATTGACGATATTGAAGGGGTTTACAGAACAGAATCTATGATTTCGTTAGAAGAAAGCATTAACGATAAAAAACGTTTAATGCACACTATTTTTAAAGACCTATAA
- a CDS encoding phosphatidylserine decarboxylase family protein gives MFHKEGVKIIFFSLLIAVAVIIGVEYIIEIPWIIKSVQILTLLLLVIILQFFRNPNRDLDNISDHLILAPVDGKVVVIEEVYEPEYFKDKRLMVSIFMSPINVHVTRYALNGMVKYSKYHPGKYLVAWHPKASEENERTSVVIDNPVYGEVMYRQIAGALAKRIVNYAKVGHRVNQGDDAGFIKFGSRVDLYLPLGTNVNVVLNQKARGNKTVIANK, from the coding sequence ATGTTTCATAAAGAAGGAGTTAAAATAATTTTCTTTTCACTTTTAATTGCTGTTGCAGTTATAATAGGGGTTGAATACATCATTGAAATACCGTGGATTATTAAAAGTGTACAAATACTTACGTTACTTTTATTAGTAATTATTTTACAGTTTTTTAGAAATCCAAATAGAGATTTAGACAACATTTCCGATCATTTGATATTAGCACCGGTTGATGGTAAGGTGGTTGTTATAGAAGAAGTTTACGAACCTGAATATTTTAAAGACAAACGTTTAATGGTGTCTATATTTATGTCACCCATAAATGTTCACGTTACGCGTTATGCTTTAAACGGAATGGTAAAATACAGCAAATACCATCCGGGGAAATATTTGGTTGCCTGGCACCCCAAAGCAAGTGAGGAAAATGAACGTACTTCTGTGGTTATAGACAATCCGGTGTATGGCGAAGTAATGTATAGACAAATTGCCGGAGCTTTGGCAAAGCGAATTGTAAATTACGCCAAAGTAGGGCACAGAGTTAATCAGGGCGATGATGCCGGATTTATAAAATTTGGTTCTCGTGTTGATTTATATTTGCCGTTGGGTACAAACGTAAACGTGGTTCTTAATCAAAAAGCACGCGGTAACAAAACGGTAATTGCCAATAAATAA
- a CDS encoding transporter, with product MKKYIFIAIVLLGSISAKAQYTKDINTNRPSSSMGAYSVSKGIFQIEGGYTYQNDEFHTEKVNTYNNFNLQLRYGEMHENLEFIADLYFSSYNQTDYNVDVSNSGFRQLNFGAKYLIYDHYKYYVEKRNVYSWKANQRFKWGRLIPAVAIYVGAQFNTKHNIYYPELPETGLKTMLIAQQHLSKRFSVTYNFIGENVTEDEFRNISYIVTASLGLSDRWSIFGEHQGIIDRRYNNIAVPFMNEASLKGGLTYKIHQNLQIDAFGGTSLENTPHKIQAGIGVSWRNHKKYEFKDPTEL from the coding sequence ATGAAAAAGTACATTTTTATAGCTATTGTTTTGTTGGGATCGATCTCTGCAAAGGCACAATACACCAAAGATATTAACACCAACCGCCCGAGTTCTTCTATGGGCGCGTACAGCGTTAGTAAAGGAATTTTTCAGATTGAAGGTGGATATACGTATCAAAATGATGAATTTCATACCGAAAAAGTAAATACTTATAATAACTTTAATTTGCAATTGCGATACGGCGAAATGCACGAGAATTTAGAATTTATTGCCGACTTATATTTTAGCAGTTACAATCAAACCGATTACAATGTCGATGTATCTAACAGCGGTTTTCGTCAGTTAAATTTTGGAGCGAAATATTTAATTTACGATCATTACAAATATTACGTTGAAAAGCGAAATGTTTACAGCTGGAAAGCAAATCAGCGTTTTAAATGGGGAAGATTAATTCCGGCAGTAGCCATTTATGTGGGTGCACAATTTAATACAAAACACAACATTTATTATCCTGAATTGCCCGAAACCGGACTAAAAACAATGCTTATTGCCCAACAACATTTAAGCAAACGTTTTAGCGTTACTTACAATTTTATTGGCGAAAATGTTACCGAAGATGAATTTAGAAACATTAGTTATATTGTAACAGCATCGTTAGGGTTAAGTGACAGATGGAGCATTTTTGGCGAACATCAGGGAATTATTGATCGTAGATATAATAATATTGCAGTTCCGTTTATGAACGAAGCTTCTTTAAAAGGCGGACTAACCTATAAAATTCATCAAAATTTACAGATTGATGCTTTCGGCGGAACAAGTCTAGAAAATACTCCGCATAAAATTCAGGCAGGAATTGGCGTTTCGTGGAGAAATCATAAAAAATACGAATTTAAAGATCCTACAGAGCTTTAA